In Micromonospora purpureochromogenes, a single window of DNA contains:
- a CDS encoding PP2C family protein-serine/threonine phosphatase encodes MTLKLRSVGTSDRGLIRSGNQDALHAGAWLVAVADGMGGMAAGDLASRIAIDAIAPLDVETPEDALVAALQGGIELATARIRQAVAEDPERQGMGTTLTALLFSRTGSCLALAHIGDSRAYLFREGTLKQVTRDDTFVQMLVDQGVIGPEEAASHPRRAVVTQALQGEDVSPAYATMVPWAGDRWLLCSDGLSNVVRPDTLAEVLAETADRELCARRLIDLALRAGGPDNVTVLIADIVEE; translated from the coding sequence ATGACCCTGAAGCTTCGTTCCGTCGGGACGAGCGACCGTGGGCTGATCCGCAGCGGAAACCAGGACGCCCTGCACGCCGGTGCCTGGCTCGTCGCCGTCGCCGACGGCATGGGCGGGATGGCGGCCGGCGACCTGGCCAGCCGGATCGCCATCGACGCGATCGCCCCCCTGGACGTGGAGACCCCCGAGGACGCTCTGGTGGCGGCGCTGCAGGGCGGCATCGAGCTGGCCACCGCGCGGATCCGCCAGGCGGTCGCCGAGGATCCGGAACGACAGGGCATGGGCACCACACTGACCGCCCTGCTCTTCTCCCGGACCGGCAGCTGCCTCGCCCTGGCCCACATCGGCGACTCCCGGGCCTACCTGTTCCGCGAGGGCACCCTCAAGCAGGTCACCCGGGACGACACCTTCGTGCAGATGCTCGTCGACCAGGGCGTGATCGGCCCCGAGGAGGCCGCCAGCCACCCCCGGCGGGCGGTGGTCACCCAGGCGCTGCAGGGTGAGGACGTCTCCCCGGCGTACGCGACCATGGTCCCCTGGGCGGGGGACCGCTGGCTGCTGTGCAGCGACGGCCTCTCCAACGTGGTCCGCCCGGACACCCTCGCCGAGGTGCTGGCCGAGACCGCCGACCGGGAGCTGTGCGCCCGCCGTCTGATCGACCTCGCGCTGCGGGCCGGCGGCCCGGACAACGTCACCGTGCTGATCGCCGACATCGTCGAGGAGTGA
- a CDS encoding helix-turn-helix domain-containing protein yields the protein MTASPTVRRRRIARELRQLRERAGMTLDVAARQLDMSKSNLSRIENAQIGIKPRDVRAALALYAVTGADAEALIEIARGAQQRGWWQNYSDVLPEWFEFYVGLEAEAATLRTYEAESVPGLLQTEAYAREIYRRTAGEEGLERKVAARLRRQEVLRRESPVQLSVVLNEAVLLRPVGGAAVMAEQLTHMARIAQSPNVTIYVLPFTAGAHPAMSTPYVILQFADAADASVVYLDNLTMGLALEDAGHVRGYSLVHEELCRMALDPADSVARLEAASRNFA from the coding sequence GTGACCGCCAGCCCCACCGTCCGCCGCCGCCGGATCGCCCGCGAACTTCGTCAACTGCGCGAGCGCGCCGGCATGACGCTCGACGTCGCCGCCCGCCAGCTCGACATGTCCAAGAGCAACCTGTCCCGGATCGAGAACGCCCAGATCGGCATCAAGCCGCGCGACGTGCGCGCCGCCCTGGCGCTGTACGCGGTCACCGGCGCGGACGCGGAGGCGCTGATCGAGATCGCCCGCGGCGCGCAGCAGCGCGGCTGGTGGCAGAACTACAGCGACGTGCTGCCGGAGTGGTTCGAGTTCTACGTCGGACTGGAGGCCGAGGCGGCGACGCTGCGCACGTACGAGGCGGAGTCGGTGCCCGGCCTGCTCCAGACCGAGGCGTACGCGCGGGAGATCTACCGGCGCACCGCGGGCGAGGAGGGGCTGGAGCGCAAGGTCGCCGCCCGGCTGCGCCGGCAGGAGGTGCTGCGCCGGGAGTCCCCGGTCCAGCTCTCCGTGGTGCTCAACGAGGCGGTGCTGCTACGCCCGGTCGGCGGTGCGGCGGTGATGGCCGAGCAGCTGACCCACATGGCCCGAATCGCACAATCACCGAACGTGACTATTTACGTACTTCCATTCACGGCCGGGGCGCATCCGGCGATGAGCACCCCGTACGTCATCCTGCAGTTCGCCGACGCCGCCGACGCCTCCGTGGTCTACCTGGACAATCTCACGATGGGGCTGGCTCTGGAGGATGCCGGTCACGTGCGCGGGTATAGCCTTGTGCATGAGGAGCTGTGCCGCATGGCACTGGATCCGGCGGACTCCGTGGCCCGCCTGGAGGCCGCGTCTCGTAACTTTGCGTGA
- a CDS encoding acetoacetate decarboxylase family protein: MLDPADPQLVVDSRTLHFSWLPADPDAVAALVPPGLRPRRDRQVFMNQYVVEDDSQTSGFGAYSLTYLGVALEGVNAPGGVRPGGWWTHYVTSSPLVREYAAARGAPAVLGRTSIEVRGEALVAETVADGSPLIRARARVGETGHVVHAGHNRYFTRCAGQLVSSVYPFISETVDPFEIESVEFLEPGHPVYALRPENPLLITWGFYAPRTAFAYPGGLTPYPGQQARAEARGDASPRAGAPGPQRSAVRVVDQPVRR; the protein is encoded by the coding sequence GTGCTGGACCCCGCGGATCCGCAACTCGTCGTCGACAGTCGCACGCTGCACTTCAGCTGGCTGCCGGCGGATCCGGACGCCGTCGCCGCGCTCGTGCCGCCCGGCCTGCGGCCCCGCCGGGACCGGCAGGTCTTCATGAACCAGTACGTGGTGGAGGACGACTCCCAGACCTCCGGCTTCGGCGCCTACTCGCTGACCTACCTCGGGGTGGCCCTGGAGGGGGTGAACGCGCCCGGTGGGGTGAGGCCGGGCGGCTGGTGGACGCACTACGTCACCTCCAGCCCGCTGGTGCGGGAGTACGCGGCCGCCCGCGGCGCTCCCGCGGTGCTCGGCCGGACCAGCATCGAGGTGCGGGGCGAGGCGCTGGTCGCCGAGACCGTGGCCGACGGGTCGCCGCTGATCCGGGCCCGGGCGCGGGTCGGCGAGACCGGGCACGTGGTCCACGCCGGGCACAACCGCTACTTCACCCGCTGCGCCGGGCAGCTGGTCAGCTCCGTCTACCCGTTCATCTCCGAGACGGTCGACCCGTTCGAGATCGAGTCGGTGGAGTTCCTGGAGCCCGGGCACCCGGTCTACGCGCTGCGCCCGGAGAACCCGCTGCTGATCACCTGGGGCTTCTACGCCCCGCGTACCGCGTTCGCGTACCCGGGTGGGCTGACCCCGTACCCCGGGCAGCAGGCGCGGGCGGAGGCGCGTGGCGACGCCTCACCACGTGCCGGCGCGCCGGGCCCGCAGCGGTCTGCCGTCCGGGTCGTAGACCAGCCGGTACGCCGGTAG
- a CDS encoding GNAT family N-acetyltransferase, translating to MTALTVERLGPAETRAVAERIAGAFHELAATRWLVPDAAKREAVLADNFEILVEYAMRHGLVHATADRSGVAVWFPQSGDPAPPPADYDERLAAACGEWTERFQHLDTLFEAHHPHADHHHLAFLAVAPQRQGRGVGTALLRHHHAALDAAGVPAYLEASSERSRDLYARHGYRVGEPFRLPDGSPFYPMWREPGSR from the coding sequence GTGACCGCACTGACCGTCGAGCGGCTCGGGCCGGCGGAGACCCGGGCGGTCGCCGAGCGGATCGCCGGCGCGTTCCACGAGCTGGCGGCGACGCGGTGGCTGGTGCCGGACGCCGCCAAGCGGGAGGCCGTGCTGGCGGACAACTTCGAGATCCTGGTCGAGTACGCGATGCGGCACGGCCTGGTCCACGCCACCGCCGACCGGTCCGGCGTCGCGGTCTGGTTCCCGCAGTCCGGCGACCCGGCGCCGCCACCGGCCGACTACGACGAGCGGCTGGCCGCGGCCTGCGGCGAGTGGACCGAGCGGTTCCAGCATCTCGACACGCTGTTCGAGGCGCACCACCCGCACGCCGACCACCACCACCTGGCGTTCCTGGCGGTGGCTCCGCAGCGGCAGGGGCGGGGCGTCGGCACCGCCCTGCTGCGGCACCACCACGCGGCGCTGGACGCGGCCGGCGTGCCGGCGTACCTGGAGGCGAGCAGCGAGCGCAGCCGCGACCTGTACGCCCGGCACGGCTACCGGGTTGGCGAGCCGTTCCGGCTGCCCGACGGCTCCCCGTTCTACCCGATGTGGCGCGAGCCCGGCAGCCGCTGA
- a CDS encoding DUF397 domain-containing protein: protein MTALDLTRADWRTSTRSSGNGNCVEVATVDGRVAVRDSKDRGGPLLVFSSATWAAFVTGVDAVRPG from the coding sequence ATGACCGCGCTCGACCTGACCCGGGCGGACTGGCGCACCAGCACGCGCAGCAGTGGCAACGGAAACTGCGTGGAGGTCGCCACCGTCGACGGTCGGGTCGCCGTCCGCGACAGCAAGGACCGGGGCGGGCCGCTGCTGGTCTTCTCGTCCGCGACCTGGGCCGCCTTCGTCACCGGCGTCGACGCGGTGCGCCCCGGCTGA
- a CDS encoding APC family permease, protein MSPTSTLERPSNVSDALARGRLGVPSVIFFVLSAAAPFTVVAGVVTTGYAVTGVTGIPLAFLAVAAVLVLFSVGYVAMARRVANAGAFYAYISRGLGRPAGVGAAWVALIAYNALQVGLYGTIGIAAEPVLDRLFGGHPQWWVVALVAWGLVAVLGLLRVDINGLVLAVLLVTEIAVIVVYDLAQLTHPAGGEVSVAALSPENLFVSGAGAALVLAITGFVGFESSVVFSEESKDPRRTVPMATYLSVAIIAALYALSSWTMTVATGPDRIAERAGQDSVLLIFNLAGEHLGDTAVLIGQALFVTSVLAAMISFHNTTARYAFALGRERVLPPAFGQTSPRTGSPRVASLAQSVLGLVVIVLYAVNGWDPVLKLFYWAGTGGGFGVLLLIAATSAAVISFFARQGVRETLWRRAIAPGLAALALAVIIVVALDNFATLLGVAPDSPLRWAIPAVYPVAALLGVLWGLVLRRSRPDVYARIGLGAESAAAAVLPEPGPPTPAGAGVRR, encoded by the coding sequence ATGTCTCCCACGTCGACGCTGGAACGCCCCAGCAACGTCTCCGACGCCCTGGCCCGTGGCCGGTTGGGCGTCCCCTCGGTCATTTTCTTCGTCCTCTCCGCCGCCGCGCCGTTCACGGTGGTCGCCGGGGTGGTCACCACCGGGTACGCGGTCACCGGCGTGACCGGCATCCCGCTGGCCTTCCTGGCGGTCGCGGCGGTGCTCGTGCTCTTCTCCGTCGGCTACGTGGCGATGGCCCGCCGGGTCGCCAACGCCGGCGCGTTCTACGCGTACATCTCCCGCGGGTTGGGCCGGCCGGCCGGCGTCGGCGCGGCCTGGGTGGCGCTGATCGCGTACAACGCCCTGCAGGTCGGGCTCTACGGCACCATCGGCATCGCCGCCGAGCCGGTGCTCGACCGGCTTTTCGGCGGGCACCCGCAGTGGTGGGTGGTGGCCCTGGTCGCCTGGGGCCTGGTCGCCGTGCTGGGCCTGCTGCGGGTCGACATCAACGGGCTGGTGCTGGCGGTGCTGCTGGTCACCGAGATCGCGGTGATCGTGGTCTACGACCTCGCCCAGCTCACCCACCCGGCCGGCGGGGAGGTCAGCGTCGCCGCGCTGTCGCCGGAGAACCTCTTCGTGTCGGGCGCCGGGGCGGCGCTCGTGCTCGCCATCACCGGCTTCGTCGGCTTCGAGTCCTCGGTGGTGTTCAGCGAGGAGAGCAAGGACCCGCGCCGGACGGTGCCGATGGCCACCTACCTCTCGGTCGCGATCATCGCGGCGCTCTACGCCCTGTCGTCCTGGACGATGACGGTGGCCACCGGGCCGGACCGGATCGCCGAGCGGGCCGGCCAGGACAGCGTCCTGCTCATCTTCAACCTGGCCGGCGAGCACCTCGGCGACACCGCGGTGCTGATCGGCCAGGCGCTCTTCGTGACGTCCGTGCTGGCCGCGATGATCTCGTTTCACAACACCACCGCCCGGTACGCCTTCGCGCTCGGCCGGGAGCGGGTGCTGCCCCCCGCGTTCGGGCAGACCTCGCCGCGCACCGGGTCGCCCCGGGTGGCGTCGCTCGCGCAGAGCGTCCTCGGTCTGGTGGTGATCGTGCTGTACGCGGTGAACGGCTGGGACCCGGTGCTGAAGCTGTTCTACTGGGCCGGCACCGGCGGCGGCTTCGGGGTGCTGCTGCTGATCGCGGCCACCTCGGCCGCGGTCATCTCGTTCTTCGCCCGGCAGGGGGTGCGGGAGACCCTCTGGCGGCGGGCGATCGCCCCGGGCCTGGCGGCGCTCGCGCTGGCCGTGATCATCGTGGTGGCGCTGGACAACTTCGCCACCCTGCTCGGCGTCGCGCCGGACTCCCCGCTGCGCTGGGCGATCCCCGCGGTCTACCCGGTCGCCGCGCTGCTCGGCGTGCTCTGGGGCCTGGTCCTGCGCCGCAGCCGCCCCGACGTGTACGCCCGGATCGGCCTGGGCGCGGAGAGCGCCGCGGCGGCCGTGCTGCCGGAGCCGGGCCCGCCGACGCCGGCCGGGGCGGGGGTACGGCGGTGA
- a CDS encoding phospholipase D family protein: MAIQDWFLTADERANPVSVLPVWTAGNLAEPLIHGAAYFDRLVSEVEALRAGDHLFFTDWRGDPDQRMRPDGPTVVQLFAGAAQRGVVVKGLIWRSHLDALSYSEAENRSLSEAICAAGGEVLLDQRVRRGGSHHQKLVVLRHPGAPERDIAFAGGIDLCHSRRDDAAHRGDPQAVQMSPRYGPHPPWHDVQLAVRGPVVGALDTTFRERWTDPMPLDSENPLAYLRDRLRGADLSPDPLPEQPADPPPCGPHRIQVLRTYPAVRPRYSFAPDGERTVARGYTKAVRRARRLIYLEDQYLWSTEVAELFADALRDNRDLHLVAVVPRYPDVDGRLALPPNMVGREQALSLCDKAAPDRVHVFDLENREGEPVYVHAKICVVDDVWASVGSDNFNRRSWTHDSELSCAVLDDTRDERAPTDPAGAGDGARVFARELRLRLWREHLDRDPAGGEDADLLDPEAAVQAIISAADALQRWYDGGRQGPRPPGRLRPHRPERLPWLTRLWALPAYRLVYDPDGRPLRARRAGTW, from the coding sequence GTGGCGATCCAGGATTGGTTCCTGACCGCTGACGAACGCGCCAACCCGGTCTCGGTGTTACCCGTCTGGACGGCGGGAAACCTCGCCGAGCCGTTGATTCACGGTGCGGCGTACTTCGACCGGCTGGTCAGCGAGGTGGAGGCGCTGCGCGCCGGTGACCACCTGTTCTTCACCGACTGGCGTGGCGACCCGGACCAGCGGATGCGCCCGGACGGACCGACGGTGGTCCAGCTCTTCGCCGGGGCCGCTCAGCGGGGCGTCGTGGTCAAGGGGCTGATCTGGCGCTCCCACCTCGACGCCCTCTCCTACAGCGAGGCGGAGAACCGCAGCCTCAGCGAGGCGATCTGCGCGGCCGGCGGCGAGGTGCTGCTCGACCAGCGGGTCCGGCGCGGCGGCTCGCACCACCAGAAGCTGGTGGTACTGCGCCACCCCGGGGCGCCGGAGCGCGACATCGCCTTCGCGGGCGGCATCGACCTGTGCCACAGCCGGCGCGACGACGCGGCGCACCGGGGCGACCCGCAGGCCGTGCAGATGTCCCCCCGGTACGGCCCGCACCCGCCCTGGCACGACGTGCAGCTCGCCGTCCGCGGTCCGGTGGTCGGCGCGCTGGACACCACGTTCCGGGAGCGCTGGACGGATCCGATGCCGCTGGACTCGGAGAATCCGCTGGCCTACCTGCGCGACCGGCTGCGCGGCGCCGACCTCAGCCCCGATCCCCTGCCCGAGCAGCCGGCCGACCCGCCGCCCTGCGGCCCGCACCGGATCCAGGTGCTGCGCACCTACCCGGCGGTCCGCCCGCGCTACTCCTTCGCGCCGGACGGCGAGCGCACCGTGGCCCGTGGCTACACCAAGGCGGTACGCCGGGCCCGCCGGCTGATCTACCTGGAGGACCAGTACCTGTGGTCCACCGAGGTGGCCGAGCTGTTCGCCGACGCGCTGCGGGACAACCGCGACCTGCACCTGGTGGCGGTGGTGCCCCGCTACCCGGACGTGGACGGCCGGCTGGCCCTGCCGCCGAACATGGTCGGCCGCGAGCAGGCGCTCTCGCTCTGCGACAAGGCCGCCCCGGACCGGGTGCACGTGTTCGACCTGGAGAACCGCGAGGGCGAGCCGGTCTACGTGCACGCGAAGATCTGCGTGGTCGACGACGTCTGGGCGAGCGTGGGCAGCGACAACTTCAACCGCCGGTCCTGGACGCACGACAGCGAGCTGTCCTGCGCGGTGCTCGACGACACCCGCGACGAGCGGGCGCCCACCGATCCGGCCGGCGCGGGCGACGGCGCCCGGGTCTTCGCCCGGGAGCTGCGGCTGCGGCTGTGGCGCGAGCACCTCGACCGCGACCCGGCCGGCGGCGAGGACGCCGACCTGCTGGACCCGGAAGCGGCGGTGCAGGCGATCATCTCGGCGGCCGACGCCCTCCAGCGGTGGTACGACGGCGGCCGGCAGGGCCCCCGGCCCCCGGGCCGGCTGCGCCCGCACCGGCCGGAACGGCTGCCCTGGCTGACCCGGCTCTGGGCGCTACCGGCGTACCGGCTGGTCTACGACCCGGACGGCAGACCGCTGCGGGCCCGGCGCGCCGGCACGTGGTGA
- a CDS encoding GOLPH3/VPS74 family protein — MLIADEFFLIAHNDSRGKAKLHPAATGLGLAGALLGELILFGQITVSGGLVTVLDRRPPPDALAHTVLDQLIGESQHQSLRTWLSFLAQTATTSVGERLARAGVLRRQESRRLLRTSVSYVPIDLNVVAWPATRLRALLERPDPPGVPDAALLGLVCAAGLSREVLWSAGPRAHHRLGVLIPALPAPLRELVAHTEAAVGAAVLRGIP; from the coding sequence TTGCTCATCGCCGACGAGTTCTTCCTCATCGCCCACAACGACAGCCGGGGCAAGGCGAAACTGCACCCGGCCGCGACCGGGCTGGGGCTCGCCGGCGCCCTCCTCGGCGAGCTGATCCTGTTCGGACAGATCACCGTCTCCGGTGGGCTCGTCACGGTGCTGGACCGGCGTCCACCGCCGGACGCCCTGGCGCACACCGTGCTGGACCAGTTGATCGGCGAGTCGCAGCACCAGTCGCTGCGTACCTGGCTGAGTTTCCTGGCCCAGACGGCGACCACGTCGGTGGGGGAGCGGCTGGCCCGCGCCGGGGTGCTGCGCCGGCAGGAGAGCCGGCGGTTGCTGCGTACCAGCGTCAGCTACGTCCCGATCGACCTCAACGTGGTGGCCTGGCCGGCCACCCGGCTGCGCGCCCTGCTGGAACGGCCGGATCCCCCTGGCGTGCCGGACGCCGCCCTGCTCGGCCTGGTCTGCGCCGCCGGGCTGAGCCGGGAGGTGCTCTGGAGCGCCGGACCCCGGGCGCACCACCGGCTCGGTGTGCTCATCCCCGCCCTGCCCGCCCCGCTGCGGGAACTCGTCGCGCACACCGAGGCCGCCGTCGGCGCGGCCGTGCTGCGGGGCATTCCCTGA
- the hrpB gene encoding ATP-dependent helicase HrpB — translation MLSDVPLRLPVSPVLPALVAALAEAGGAVLVAPPGTGKTTLAPLAVADRVEGRVVVAQPRRVAARAAARRMADLLGERVGGRVGYAVRGERRVGPGTRIEVVTTGLLVRRLHHDPELPGVGAVLLDEVHERQLDADLALAFAVDSRAALRPDLWLLAMSATPEADRFAALLGADRPVPVVRAEAALHPVTRIWAPPPRPVTPPGAGRVDPALLDHVAATVRRALHEREGDLLVFLPGAGEIAGVARRLADLTDRVAVLPLHGRLPGAAQDAALRPTDRRRVVLATSVAESSLTVPGVRVVVDAGLSRVARTDLSRGLGALVTVPVSRAAATQRAGRAGREAPGHVYRCWSAATHERLAAQPEPEIATADLTGFALELAAWGSPDGTGLALPDRPPPAALTVARETLASLGAVHPDGRITARGRAIAAAGAHPRLGRALLDGAPRVGADRAAELVALLAEEGLTGRDDDLVAGWRRLRGNADPGATARWRTEVRRLRAALPTGGTGSGGRDHLPDDLAAGLLVGLAYPERLARVRRASGRSYLMAGGTAAELAPGSGLAGVDWLAVAVADRSPGAPTARVRLAAGLDEATAREAGRPLLREAREVGWVDGDVVAREVVRLGAIELLTRPLARPEPALLAAALRDGLRQEGLSLLTWTPAARALRERMAFCRRALGDQWPEVSDDALLAAVDDWLGPELAAARRRTDLSRVDVAAALRRLLPWRQAARLDELAPERIEVPSGSKIRLDYADPAAPVLAVKLQETFGWPAAPRIADGRVPVLLHLLSPAGRPVAVTADLASFWRTGYPQVRAELRGRYPRHPWPEDPGSATPTRHATPRRR, via the coding sequence GTGCTCTCCGACGTACCCCTGAGACTGCCGGTAAGTCCGGTCCTGCCGGCGCTGGTCGCCGCCCTGGCCGAAGCGGGCGGCGCGGTGCTGGTGGCGCCGCCCGGCACCGGCAAGACCACGCTCGCGCCCCTCGCGGTGGCCGACCGGGTCGAGGGCCGGGTGGTGGTGGCCCAGCCGCGTCGGGTGGCCGCCCGCGCGGCGGCCCGCCGGATGGCCGACCTGCTTGGCGAACGGGTCGGCGGCCGGGTGGGATACGCGGTGCGCGGGGAGCGCCGGGTCGGCCCCGGCACCCGGATCGAGGTGGTCACCACCGGCCTGCTGGTCCGCCGGCTGCATCACGACCCGGAGCTGCCCGGGGTCGGCGCGGTGCTGCTCGACGAGGTCCACGAGCGGCAACTCGACGCGGACCTGGCGCTGGCCTTCGCGGTGGACTCCCGGGCGGCCCTGCGCCCCGATCTGTGGCTGCTGGCGATGTCCGCGACGCCGGAGGCGGACCGGTTCGCCGCGCTGCTCGGCGCGGACCGGCCGGTCCCGGTGGTCCGGGCCGAGGCGGCGCTGCACCCGGTCACCCGGATCTGGGCGCCCCCACCCCGGCCGGTGACCCCGCCCGGTGCCGGTCGGGTGGATCCGGCCCTGCTCGACCACGTGGCGGCCACCGTCCGGCGGGCGCTGCACGAGCGCGAGGGGGATCTGCTGGTCTTCCTGCCGGGGGCCGGCGAGATCGCCGGCGTCGCCCGGCGGCTGGCGGACCTGACCGACCGGGTCGCCGTCCTGCCGCTGCACGGGCGGCTGCCCGGCGCCGCCCAGGACGCGGCACTGCGGCCGACCGACCGCCGTCGGGTGGTGCTGGCCACCTCGGTGGCCGAGAGCAGCCTCACCGTGCCCGGCGTCCGGGTGGTGGTGGACGCGGGGCTGAGCCGGGTGGCGCGCACCGACCTGTCCCGCGGCCTGGGCGCCCTGGTCACCGTCCCGGTCTCCCGGGCCGCCGCCACGCAACGCGCCGGCCGGGCCGGCCGGGAGGCACCCGGCCACGTCTACCGCTGCTGGTCGGCGGCCACCCACGAGCGGCTGGCCGCGCAGCCCGAGCCGGAGATCGCCACCGCCGACCTGACCGGCTTCGCCCTGGAGCTGGCGGCCTGGGGCAGCCCGGACGGCACGGGGCTGGCCCTGCCCGACCGGCCCCCGCCGGCGGCGCTGACGGTGGCCCGGGAGACGCTGGCCAGCCTCGGCGCCGTCCATCCGGACGGTCGGATCACCGCGCGGGGCCGGGCGATCGCGGCCGCGGGTGCCCATCCCCGGCTGGGCCGGGCCCTGCTCGACGGCGCGCCGCGGGTCGGCGCCGACCGGGCGGCGGAGCTGGTCGCGCTGCTGGCCGAGGAGGGCCTGACCGGCCGGGACGACGACCTGGTCGCCGGCTGGCGGCGGCTGCGCGGCAACGCCGACCCGGGGGCCACCGCCCGCTGGCGGACCGAGGTACGCCGGCTGCGCGCCGCCCTGCCCACCGGCGGCACCGGGTCGGGAGGCCGGGACCACCTGCCCGACGACCTGGCCGCCGGGCTGCTGGTGGGGCTGGCGTACCCGGAACGGCTGGCCCGGGTCCGCCGGGCCAGCGGGCGGTCGTACCTGATGGCGGGTGGGACGGCGGCGGAGCTGGCGCCCGGGTCGGGGCTGGCGGGCGTCGACTGGTTGGCCGTCGCGGTGGCCGACCGGTCACCCGGGGCGCCGACCGCCCGGGTGCGGCTGGCGGCGGGCTTGGACGAGGCCACCGCCCGGGAGGCGGGCCGACCGCTGCTGCGCGAGGCGCGGGAGGTCGGCTGGGTCGACGGTGACGTGGTGGCCCGGGAGGTGGTCCGGCTGGGTGCGATCGAGCTGCTGACCCGCCCGCTGGCCCGGCCGGAGCCGGCGTTGCTGGCGGCGGCGCTGCGCGACGGGCTGCGCCAGGAGGGGCTGTCGCTGTTGACCTGGACGCCGGCGGCCCGGGCGCTGCGGGAGCGGATGGCGTTCTGTCGGCGGGCGCTCGGCGACCAGTGGCCCGAGGTCAGCGACGACGCGCTGCTCGCGGCCGTCGACGACTGGCTCGGCCCGGAGCTGGCCGCCGCGCGACGGCGGACCGACCTGTCCCGGGTCGACGTGGCCGCCGCGCTGCGCCGGCTGCTGCCCTGGCGCCAGGCGGCCCGGCTCGACGAGCTGGCGCCGGAGCGGATCGAGGTGCCCAGCGGCTCGAAGATCCGCCTCGACTACGCGGACCCGGCGGCGCCGGTGCTGGCGGTGAAGCTCCAGGAGACGTTCGGCTGGCCGGCCGCGCCCCGGATCGCCGACGGCCGGGTGCCGGTGCTGCTGCACCTGCTCTCCCCGGCCGGCCGGCCGGTGGCGGTCACCGCCGACCTGGCGTCGTTCTGGCGTACCGGGTACCCGCAGGTCCGCGCCGAGCTGCGCGGCCGCTACCCGCGCCACCCGTGGCCGGAGGACCCGGGCAGCGCCACGCCCACCCGGCACGCCACACCCCGGCGCCGCTGA
- a CDS encoding SigB/SigF/SigG family RNA polymerase sigma factor, which translates to MTAPATTEQPATAAPTTEKLDPRALTDSAADLLNAMAALPANHPSRAAMRDRAIEAWLPLANHLAHRYSGRGEPTDDLAQTAAVGLIKAIDKFDPSRGVDFAGYAIPTIIGELKRHFRDRTWDIRVPRRLQELRLAISDANSSLLQTLGRSPTVADIAAHLKLTEEEVLEGLEGARAYNAVSLSTPTGDGDRATELGDMLGGEDSEFELAELRVALGPALATLDEREQKILTLRFYGNLTQSQIAEQIGVSQMHVSRLLARALTKLRGQLDGTY; encoded by the coding sequence ATGACCGCGCCAGCGACCACTGAGCAGCCGGCCACCGCCGCGCCGACCACCGAGAAGCTGGACCCGCGCGCGCTCACCGACAGCGCCGCCGACCTGCTCAACGCGATGGCCGCGCTGCCCGCCAACCATCCGTCCCGCGCCGCGATGCGGGACCGGGCGATCGAAGCCTGGCTGCCGCTCGCCAACCACCTCGCCCACCGCTACAGCGGTCGCGGCGAGCCCACCGACGACCTGGCGCAGACCGCCGCCGTCGGCCTCATCAAGGCGATCGACAAGTTCGACCCCTCCCGCGGCGTCGACTTCGCCGGCTACGCCATCCCGACCATCATCGGTGAGCTGAAGCGGCACTTCCGCGACCGCACGTGGGACATCCGGGTGCCCCGCCGCCTCCAGGAGCTGCGGCTGGCCATCTCCGACGCCAACAGCTCGCTGCTGCAGACCCTCGGCCGCTCGCCGACGGTCGCCGACATCGCCGCCCACCTCAAGCTCACCGAGGAAGAGGTCCTGGAAGGCCTGGAGGGTGCCCGCGCGTACAACGCGGTGTCGCTGTCCACCCCGACCGGCGACGGCGACCGGGCGACCGAGCTGGGCGACATGCTCGGCGGCGAGGACAGCGAGTTCGAGCTGGCCGAGCTGCGGGTGGCCCTCGGCCCGGCGCTCGCCACGCTCGACGAGCGCGAGCAGAAGATCCTCACCCTGCGCTTCTACGGCAACCTGACCCAGTCGCAGATCGCCGAGCAGATCGGCGTCTCGCAGATGCACGTCTCGCGGCTGCTGGCCCGGGCGCTGACCAAGCTGCGGGGTCAGCTCGACGGAACCTACTAG